AACTGTGTAGCTTTCTAACAATGCAgggaaaacaatacacaaataagtaaacaaaaaaatgcattattggataTAAATAGTATGTATACACAACTACAATAAAAAATTaggacataataaaaatgtgagtaAAAAATTGTAATACCATCCCTGCTGTGTGTACCCTTTACAATGAACCcgaaaagtgaatccaaataaaaatgaaaaccataaaaatggaaaaaataaataaattcaattgaaaataaatacaatttaaaaaaataatatttgtgtgtgtatatatatatatatatatatatatatatatatatatatatatatatatatatatatatatatatatatatatatatatatatatatataaattctctATTTTTATAggtaaaaatatacttttttttctttctaaaaaaaataaatctaaacgCTGCAAAGTTTCTTTCTAACTCTGACTCATTTTCTAGTTTAGTTGCCAGTCGGATGGCACGCACGTGCAGAGAGGGCAATTGCCGACCCTAAATTTGTATGTGCATAAAAAAACGGCTCACAACTGGGAGTCGGTTCATATCGCTCCCTTGAAAGAGACATTCAAAAGACTTGATTCGTTCACGAACGTCACATCTCTACGATTTACGTTTAATGTGCGCAATTAAATATTGCAGTTGCTTGGACGGTAATGTGTTTGTATACGTTTAGAATGGGGAATGTCATTTTATAATGGGGAAAATggttaatatattttgttttcatgctagcatttaagCTGGCTAGCACTAACTTGCTTCTCCAGGAAATGAACAGTGTCACCGGTCTGTGAGTATATTAAAGTGTTATGAATCACGGTTTtaagatcattttaatttaaaatggtaaCACTAAAATTGGGGAGTTTTACTGCAGTTTATCATTATAGCGTTTAttaagggtgtgaatctttgggcattgTTGCGTctgttcctctcagggaataaaagacaCTGGTCAATTCAaagttctttcggatgacatatatgttgagtaagaaggaccaccaagacagaataacAATACTTCCAAGTTTTACTAaatctttaggagaccagcccttacaatgcggTAATAGCGgcatcaagaagcggtctaaAAATCTAACGGAAAGTGTCAGCTTATTTAGTGTGAAAACAgcccctcccgcccagaaagaaatacagcctgGTTGTTCTAAACCGATAAGGTCTCCTACacaaaaagggagtacattatactcccaaCAGATATTCCAGGCCTTCAAGGTGAAACCCAGAGTTCATTAACGAGCATTtgtgtacacatgggaaaatattagctgcttcaaacatgactatggataaagaaagaacacttaaaggcctactgaaacccactactaccgaccacgcagtctgatagtttatatatcaatgatgaaatcttaacattgcaacacataccaatacggccgggttaacttataaagtgacatttaaaacttcccgagaaatatccggctgaaacgtcgcggtatgatgacgtatgcgcgtgacgaagtcagagtaacggaagttatggtacccgtagaatcctatacaaaaagctctgttttcatttcataattccacagtattctggacatcttttgcaatttgtttaatgaacaatgaaggctgcaaagaagacagttgtaggtgggatcggtgtattagcagcggactacagcaacacaaccaggaggactttgttggagcgctagccgcgctagccgcgctagccgccgacctcaccttgacttcctacgtctccgggccgccaaacgcatcgggtgaagtccttcgtccttctgccgatcgctggaacgcaggtgagcacgggtgttgatgagtagatgagggctggctggcgtaggtggagagctaatgtttttagcatagctctgtgaggtcccgttgctaagttgctaaattagcttcaatggcgtcgttagcacagcattgttaaccttcgccagcctggaaagcattaaccgtgtatttacatgtccacggtttaatagtattgttgattttctatctatccttccagtcaggggtttatttttttgtttctatatgcagttaaagcacgatgctatcacgttagctcgtagctaaagcattttgccgatgtattgtcgtggagataaaaggcactgaatgtccatttcgcgttctcgactctcattttcaagaggatatagtatccgaggtggtttaaaatacaaatctgtgatccacaataaaaaaaggagagtgtggaatccaatttacctaagttacggtcagagcgaaaaaagatacgtccatcactgcctctcaagttgttcactgtaacgttcctcatctacgaatctttcatcctcgctcaaattaatggggtaatcatcactttctcggtccgaatctctctcgctccattgtaaacaatggggaattgtgaggaatactagctcccgtgacgtcacgctacttccggtaccggcaagcctttttttttatcagcgagcaaaagttgcgaactttatcgtcgattttctctactaaatcctttcagcaaaaatatggcaatatcgcgaaatgatcaagtatgacacatagaatggatctgctattcccgtttaaataaaaaaaaatcatttcagtaggcctttaaaaatacaTGCATTATTCACagcacctaacgattcgatccgattacTGGgatgacgatttgattcaaaccaattcttgcaatgtattatttagtattgtaattataatgaaactgtttttaaaaacaggttacaggttagaaaagctcgcTCTGGTCGCACGGCGATGGCCTAAAAAcaaatttataaaaatgtattcttataaaaatagatttttttaaattatgcatCGATTTAGAGTCGGGGATGAATTATAATCCAGATTCAGATAGGAATCTATTTTTTGTGCCCCCCtactgtttatcgttacatccctaatatgtaaaaagtggataaagAACAGAAGAGACAAACAGTTCATTTGCATTCAAGCTACACACAACCTGACGTATTCCCACTTGGACTTCCTAAAATCACCAAGGCATCAGGGCTAGATGTTGGAGAACACTTCCGAGACACATTTAAAAGTGTTGAAAAATACCATAAAAGTATAAAGTTCACCCTCTCACACTGAGGCTTTGATGATTGGCGCACAAACAAGACAGCGTTGCAGCTTTGTCGGAATGAACGCAGCAGAATTCCGCGCACTCTCGCCCTTATGCCAGCTGACCTTTGCCATGGCCTGTACGTGACAACGTGCAGCAGTCTCACCTCAAGTCATTCCTTtctcattatttttttttcctcgaTGCTACACGTTCAGCGGGGCAAAGGGGAGGCGGCGGTCAGGGGGCGGGGTTAAACACTGGGTTCAGCGTGGCTCTATAGCCGCGCATCCTGTGAGGATTGGCCGTTACAGAACTCGCAACCTGGCTCTGACCTGTGGTTGGAAACCATCAGGCAGGGagtggttgccatggtaacatcCATCTGCTGCCACGGGCCCTGATATTAAGAGAGAAAGATGCTGACTCAATTTGAAAGCATTTTTTATTATTGCACCAAACACACTGATCTTAAAAAAAGCTAATTTAACAAGATACTGTAGTTAAATAGGTTTCTTGTTTTCCAGCATTGAGGCATATTCAATAAAGCATCCAAAAtgtaattcaggggtgtccaaactttttccactgaggtccgcacaaaaaaaaaattggagcaTGTGGGGGcctttttgatagttttcattttcaaaaccaatacaatatatggatTATTTTTAACCTTTCGGGCTCCCCTCAAGATTGGTCgtggggacccagaagggtctcgcttataaaaagttaaaaataagtcccatattttttttttttaataaaatctcTAGAATGATCAAATTCAGGTCTGAcgttataaagttaaaaaaaatgtttgatgcccattttgtcaaggaaaattctgttttctgtattttcctccaaaatatttgaaagtggaatatttgatgtgaagcaattGGATCATTaaaataggtcaataactcagaacaccattgattttaatttattattttttaagcaatgactgtttaaaacaagaaaaaaaacaacactaaaattaTCAGTGATCCAAAAGGGCTCCACTCATTTAGGTGTTAAAAGTCAtaccataattttttttaactttcaacacttaaatttctagatcaacttcagatatatctgtcaattctTATTTGTCacttgttttgttttatgtcttttttttaaagaaaactgttttttttatatggcaaacaaaatatgcaaatttTCCCCTCAGAAAAgatttcaaaattgatttttcatctgaagtaattggagccttgaatgggtcaataatttataacagtgattttatttcattaattttgagcaatgacagttttaaagaaaataacaacctgcatggcagctttgtgttattaaaacCAACATTGTAACTTTCTctcatttattccacttttttttatttgttttttttagaatgtgtctgcatggcaactttgtgttacTAAAaccaacattgtaactttttctcatttattccactttttttttgtttttttaatttgtttttttttagaatgtgtcaCAGGCCGgtaaaaaaattagctgcgggccacactttggacacctctgatgtaAACAGTAAGAAGTTTAAAAGTGAACTTGAGACGCACCAACTAATGACTTTTTGCGACTCGCAGCCATTATTAAATAGCACTTATTTTAGGCGAGGAGGGTTGACACATTGTGCACACACCGTTCCTAAATGGAAATGAAGAAGCGGCATGCGAAGGTGCAGGCGTGAAGAAGGTGGGTGTGTGCGATTCAGACGAGGGCTTCTGTTCAAACAGAAAAGGTCTTCTTGACATTTTGTGCACGGCGTTAGCTGCTCAGCTTTGCCGCTTCCCTGCCGCCTCCAACGCGGCGACATGTTGACATTTACAAACTCATCAGACTGTGCGCGCTGATATTCTAAAAGATGAAACGCTCCACCGGTTTCCTTTTTCCTCGCTGAAGTGTTGCTTTTCAAAAACAGCTCAATGTTTGCGGGCTGTTTGGTGACGTCACTGCAGGGCCACCAGGGGGCGCCCTCCGTGCGGCTGCGACCGGGACAGAAAGTGTCCACAAGATTCCGGAACGCCGCCAAGACTCCAGTGGCACAAAGGTGAGCAGGATGAAGGTGAAATGAGGTAAAAAGGTTCAGCGTGGCAAAGCAAATAAAAAGTGAAGCAGTCTGGATGAGGACAATAAAACAAACTGGTTCTTTTCTCTGTAAACAGGAGAAAAGACTCCTTTCACTTTATTGACAGCCATCCAAAAACGGAAGAGGAGAAAGAAAAGGTTTTAAAGAGGGGATGCAATGAGCAAACTGTGTGTAACATTGTGCGGGGTTTCGCCTCTGCGGCCCTCAGAATCCCAGAAGAAGTCCAAAGAGATCAGCCAATCAGTGTGCTTTGGGTCCGGCAGACGGGACAGGTTTAGAAGTCAGGGCCTTCCTTCTTCAGTTTGCTGTAGTCCATGTTCACGGCAAAGAACTGAAGAGGACAATGGAGAAAAAAAGCTTGTGACGAATCTCTAAGCGCGGAAATACTGAAGTCATGAGAGTTCCCCTCCGGTGCTGTTGGAGGCGGCACCACGCAACTACAAACGTGTGTGCGAAAAAAGTCATGTCCACCGCGGCTTGGAAGATTCTTGGAACCTCTACCAAACTGTAAGGTGTCATCCGGTCCTATGCCACACCTCCATGACATTTAGTGAATTCAGAccaatagttttgttttttatctTGGCAACAGAATATTACCTCTTTCCTGGCATTTTAATCTTGATGTAGGTAACTCATTTTAATTATTACCTTTGCAGACACTTTGACTTAGGATCCAAGGCCATTCGACTAATCCAACTGCAACTTTACCTTTGAGTGGTTTTGCCAAAGATCTCTACAACAGCACCTTTAAAAACGTACCTTGTACTGATCAGTGGGGGCCATCTTGTTCCAGGGCTCGGGGTTATTCTTGCGATCCCAGCTGCCAAGAAGCAGAAAATACAATTGAACTGCAACATACAAACTGGGCTGTAGCTATACATTATTTTGGTtatcgagtaatctatcgattagtgtTATTCAAAGatatcaaaaaaacattttagggaAAATTGTTCAAATAAACTATTGTTCTactttcaataaccttttttttccaaataaatgcacatcaacattgaaattgtacttttaaaatgggtcatatgattttttttggacatattaaacactttcttgtggtcaacataacatgcaatggtgcttcagtcaaaatgttgcaaagattatgtttaACAGACTATCTCCAAGTCGCTTCTTTGACTGTCTCTTTAGAATGCACCATTTTGTGACTcttatttactagagatgtccgataatggcttttttgccgatatcgtccaactcttaattaccgattccgatatcaaccgactaatatacagtagtggaattaacacattattatgcgtaattttgttgtgatgccccgctggatgcattaaacaatgtaacaaggttttccaaaatcaatcaactcaagttatgggaaaaaaaataccaacatggcactgccatatttattattgaagtcacaaagtgcattattttttttaacatgcctcaaaacagcagcttggaatttgggacatgctctccctgagagagcatgaggaggttgaggtgggcggtgtgGGGCGGGGGGGTATTGTAGCGttttggaagagttagtgctgcaaggggttctgggtatttgttctgttgtgtttatgttgtgttacggtgtagatgtcctcccgaaatgtgtttgtcattcttgtttggtgtgggttcacagtgtggcgcatatttgtaacagtgttaaagttgtttatacggccaccctcagtgtgacatgtatggctgttgaccaagtatggcttgcattcacttatgtgtgtgaaaagctgtagatattatgtgactgggccgtcacgcaaaggcattgcctttaaggtttattggcgctctgtactccttcctacgtccgtgtacacagcagcgttttaaaacgtcataaattgtactttttaaaaccaataccgataatttccgatattacattttaaagcatttatcggccgataatatcagcagtccggtattatcggacatccctattatttACATTACGTGCCAAAGTCCTCCTCCTGACACGCCCCCTTTGACTGTGTCTCCACCTCATCTgctatgttgtagtttttagcgcttccatatggagtttactgacagatataagttagaacattACGCTGCTTTGTACTAGAAATGGTAacggtggaggatgcatgtgactGTGCGAACCAGTCTGCCCCaccacaagaggatagagaacaaGAAGGAActcattgcagtgtttcccataaactgccaagatacctgtggcggtgagggcgtggctatgggcgtggtcacatgacatcatcgagtaatttgcataatttactacaatgatatgattttctctaaaaaggctcaaaaaatgtatacttactaattaaataatagttttgttttaaacgtccatccatccatccatccatctatccattttacaatataattacaaaactgtatgtacatatttatatacagatttgaacaataagttattcactgaaatatatttattaattgtggttcttacaaaaaatatatcttataaaatataaaagctaaaatgtctcttaaagctctgcccctttaattagtgcatactaaataatttaactttagtctactactacaaccatattatttaccagcaacataaagtgaaacagaggcagaggtgtcctgccacagtcagtaacaaataaacagaaaacagtagtggtcaaatacaaataaggcaacaagagaagtatcctacacttctcttttgtaaagtaaatctgaacagcctatatgggcatctacatcaactatatgatttgcctgagaagctggacaggacaaaaaaaaataaaataaaaaattatttttttatttgtggcggacgtaattctttcgtggcgggccgccacaaataaatgaatgtgtgggaaacactgcattgacTAATagagattaaagttaaagttaaagtaccaatgattgtcacacacacactaggtgtggtgaaatttgtcctctgcatttgacccatccccttgatcaccccctgggaggtaaggggagcagtgggcagcagcggtgccgcgcctgggattcatttttggtgatttaacccccaattccaacccttgatgctgagtgtcaagcaggtaggtaatgggtcccatttttatagtctttggtatgactcggccagggtttgaactcacaaactaccaatctcagggcggatactctaaccactaggccactgagtagatcgaccgatatgtttttttccagGGCTGATACAGATTATTAGTAGTCTAGGAGGACGATTTGGAGCCAACATTTCATTTACCGATATTAATTTGCCGTAAAAGTTAGCTAAACATAAGTAGTGTACGttagtaaacagctggacaaggctatAATGTTCTGGTTGTTACGCTGAGCATCCTTACCAGACATCTGGGTTCCTCAGGCCCAGGCGAGCAAGATACAGCAAGGACATGGCCGAGCCGCCTCCAATGAAGAACAAGAGTGGAATCAGCTGCAGGGATCAAGAGTAGAAATTTTTTCCTTTGAACATTTAAATCGTTGACACTTGGTTTACATGTCAAACGCAGCACTCTGCGCTTTTAGATAGAAAAACTGCATCGGCTAATTTAATATAGCTCTGCCCATATATGTGACATGTGACCAAGGCTGCACGACTAATCCACATCAAATCTACATTGAAGTTTTAATTATTGCAATTACGGCGAAGGTATTTATTTTTACcgtcgtcaccggcatttgagtgacagacatgttcgccaatcagaattgttgagccccACGTCATTTGCCTGCTGGTTAATCAAAAGTGTTTACAGGTAACAGAAAGTTTGTGTGCGTTGCACTAGAGACAATCAGTACGCTAATTACAGACACCACTTGCACCTTAGAAAAAGTTTTCATGGCGACTACTAGGCCTTAGTCGATAGTCAATAAGTCAGTTAATCGAACGATAAATGAATATGATGTCAAAATTGATAAATTGCTATATCAATGAGTGTTTGAATTTTCTGTCTCTTGCGAAAGAAAGCGGTCTCactttgtgcatcgctctcagcgcgtttatttaacaatagaattaactgaacgcagtgagccctcttttcagtcatccacaatctttgtcacagTGGGCGGAGAGTGGCACAAACAGGACTGACAAGACATTGCCTCCTTATTTGTGACTCACTAGAGAGAAATTctgcaaagtaacaaaaaacaagaggagaaaatatgattacaaagcaaAATGCTCcattgtgggaatatttcaaCTTCAACCCTGATGGCTAACATGAGCTCATCAAAACGGACGAGCGAGTGAGAACATCGTGATGGAAACAAATAAAAAGGTCAAGGTATCATaacattaaacatacaatctattaaatagccaacatttttagAATGAATCAAAAGAGacaattctacacattgagtctattagagtgctaaaactgccaagagttacAAAACACCAGTGTgcggctttttaaacatcacaaaattcttattttctttttgagaaagttagattttgtgttttgttgttggtttttattgctgttattttaactgtttttttaaatacatacacAAGGTTAATTGTTTTTCCTGGCACTTtgcctttttctttcttttaaaatGGACAAAATGTTATTagtcatttagattttttttgaatgagcagcacagttacagcatgaatagagccattaaatatgtgtacggtttattatttgtttactcgactaatcgactatcaaaataatcgttagttgcagccctcttACAGAGTTCAGTCcatttaattgtttttgtttatttatacaggatAACTAAAAGATATTTGTTGTCcgattacagtacaatggtaaacaattctacagtaatgagaaataagtgTATActcttttaaatggttacttgtattatattacatatgatgattacattagtgcttaattgGGTCACAAAATAAGGCTGATAATGAatagtttatcggcaataatttgtggaACAATATATAAAACCTTGCTGTATTCtttgattacattagtgcttaatttggtcaCAAAATATGGCTGATAATGAATAGTTTATGGGCAATAATCTGTGGGACAATATATAAAACCTTGCTGTATTCTTTGTATTGGTTATTTCTTCATCTTAAGATCATGATGTAAACAAAAGCTTTGAGTGTCTGCATAAAGTCTCATCATTCTGAAAGTAAATGGTTGCATATTGTTCTGTGAGAAAATATGttaattgacagtctaaaagtaacacgtATTCCTTCACTCGCTATTTTCTCAGGTtttatgaatgtatatgtgtaaaatatatcaattgcaaatcgaatcgcaaatttggagagaaaaatcgcaatttGGTTTTTACTCAAAATTGTACAGATGTACACCTGACCATAAGTCTGATCAACAAGTATCCCTACAACAactttcaaatcattgtattgggaggagatcagagattggctgagaaacaagggtgtggagatgtccccattctctatagtaaagttaaagtaccaatgattgtcacacacacactaggtgtggtgaaatttgtcctctgcatttgacccatcccattgttcaccccctgggaggtgaggggagcagtgggcagcagcggtgctgcgcccgggaatgatttttggtgacttaactcccaattccaacccttgatgctgagtgccaagcagggaggtaatgggtcccatttttatagtctttggtatgactcggccggggtttgaactcacaacctaccgatctcagggcggacactctaacccagaggtccccaacctttttgtaactgcggaccagtcaatgcttgaaaatttgtcttaCGGAccggggggtatggtattttttttttttttgtcataaaaaaatacaatgtgtgcttacggactgtatccctgctgactgtattgatctatattgatatataatgtaggacccagaaatattaataacagaaagaaacaacccttttgtgcaaatgagtataaatgggggagggagggtttttgggttggtgcactaattgtaagtgtatcttgtgttttttatgttgatttaattttaaaaaaaattaaattttattttttttatttcttgtgcggcccggtaccaatcgatccacggaccggtaccgggccgcggcccggtggttggggacctctgctctaaccactaggtcactgagtaggctatagaagagatcaaatttggtatttttataaaaacatagaaatgtttgtcaacattattatgctccagccaaaaaaaattctacataaatgtcgatttatgaaagtaaggcctacattctcgaattggcttaatggtttacaatcATCAATCAAATGTTGGAGGacgattaagagtacaaaatcccttaaattgatatctttgttaaaaacatttaaagtgatttaggtagccatttttgtcttttttcgtattttttattattatttattattattattattcgcctggaaaagggtggagtgccatctccgggttggggaggagatcttgccccaagtggaggacttcaagtacctgggagtcttgttcacgagtgagggaagagtggatcgtgagatcgacaggcggatcggtgcggcgtcttcagtaatgcggatgctgtatcgatccgttctggtgaagaaggagctgagccggaaagcaaagctctcgatttaccggtcgatctacgttcccatcctaacctatggtcatgagctttgggtcatgacgaaaag
This genomic interval from Entelurus aequoreus isolate RoL-2023_Sb linkage group LG06, RoL_Eaeq_v1.1, whole genome shotgun sequence contains the following:
- the ndufa4a gene encoding cytochrome c oxidase subunit NDUFA4L; its protein translation is MLATIRKQLKNHPALIPLLFFIGGGSAMSLLYLARLGLRNPDVCWDRKNNPEPWNKMAPTDQYKFFAVNMDYSKLKKEGPDF